One genomic region from Hoeflea algicola encodes:
- a CDS encoding DUF2853 family protein — protein sequence MTDYAADVKKYDAGASDETIGKIVKHLGIALRSRDASLVSCSDPSELARVVEKWCGKKLGVTGAAAEDAVAAVCETMKADRSKARVTFYYLVAKHLGKLDTL from the coding sequence ATGACTGACTATGCAGCCGATGTGAAGAAGTATGATGCCGGTGCATCCGATGAAACCATCGGCAAGATTGTCAAGCATCTTGGCATCGCCTTGCGCAGCCGCGATGCCTCGCTGGTTTCTTGTTCTGATCCGTCGGAACTGGCCCGCGTTGTCGAAAAATGGTGTGGCAAGAAGCTTGGCGTTACCGGCGCTGCCGCAGAAGATGCCGTTGCCGCCGTTTGCGAAACCATGAAGGCCGACCGTTCCAAGGCGCGCGTCACCTTCTATTACCTGGTCGCCAAGCATCTGGGCAAACTCGACACGCTGTAA
- a CDS encoding thymidylate synthase, whose product MRQYHDLLRLVLEQGTDRDDRTGTGTRSLFGHQMRFDLAEGFPALTTKKLHLRSIIHELLWFLKGETNIAYLKANGVSIWDEWADDNGDLGPVYGAQWRSWPAPGGKTIDQIAGVVSQIRNNPASRRHIVSAWNPAEVDDMALPPCHCLFQFYVADGKLSCQLYQRSADIFLGVPFNIASYALLTMMVAQVTGLKPGDFVHTLGDTHLYNNHFDQARLQLSRTPKPLPTMRLNPDINDLFGFSYEDFTLENYTPDPAISAPIAV is encoded by the coding sequence ATGCGGCAATATCACGATCTACTTCGCCTGGTGCTTGAACAGGGCACCGACAGGGACGACCGCACCGGCACCGGCACGCGCAGCCTGTTCGGCCATCAGATGCGGTTTGACCTGGCGGAGGGGTTTCCAGCACTGACCACCAAGAAACTGCATCTGCGCTCGATCATCCACGAGTTGCTGTGGTTTCTCAAAGGCGAAACCAATATTGCCTATCTCAAGGCCAATGGTGTCTCGATCTGGGATGAATGGGCCGATGATAACGGCGATCTCGGCCCGGTCTATGGCGCGCAATGGCGTTCCTGGCCGGCGCCAGGCGGCAAGACCATCGACCAGATCGCCGGTGTCGTCAGCCAGATCCGGAACAATCCGGCTTCGCGCCGGCACATCGTCTCGGCCTGGAATCCTGCCGAGGTCGATGACATGGCGCTGCCGCCGTGCCATTGCCTGTTCCAGTTCTATGTCGCCGATGGCAAGTTGTCCTGCCAGCTCTATCAGCGCTCCGCCGACATCTTTTTGGGCGTGCCGTTCAACATCGCCTCCTATGCGTTGCTGACCATGATGGTGGCCCAGGTCACCGGGCTCAAGCCCGGCGATTTCGTCCACACGCTGGGTGACACGCATCTGTACAACAACCATTTCGATCAGGCCCGGCTGCAATTGTCGCGTACCCCGAAGCCATTGCCGACGATGCGACTCAACCCCGATATCAACGATCTGTTCGGTTTCAGTTACGAGGATTTCACTCTGGAAAACTACACCCCCGATCCGGCGATTTCCGCGCCGATCGCGGTGTGA
- a CDS encoding dihydrofolate reductase, giving the protein MSDDQPDISIALVVARAQNGVIGRDGDMPWRLPSDLKHFKAVTLGAPVIMGRKTYQSIGRSLPGRANIVVSRSGFIADGVETAPDLKAAIARGCDLARQSGADKVSIIGGGQIYAQAMALADQLHVTEVDAVIEGDTIFPAIDSQDWERATLSDPVRGENDSHSVRFALWRRRAA; this is encoded by the coding sequence ATGTCCGACGATCAACCCGATATCAGCATCGCGCTGGTTGTCGCCCGTGCCCAAAACGGGGTGATCGGTCGTGATGGCGACATGCCCTGGCGACTGCCGTCCGACCTCAAGCACTTCAAGGCGGTAACGCTCGGTGCGCCAGTGATCATGGGGCGCAAGACATATCAATCGATCGGCCGATCTTTGCCGGGCCGCGCCAACATCGTCGTCTCCCGCTCCGGATTTATTGCCGATGGCGTGGAAACAGCCCCCGATCTGAAAGCTGCCATCGCCCGCGGCTGTGATCTGGCCAGGCAATCGGGTGCGGACAAGGTGTCGATCATCGGCGGCGGTCAAATCTACGCCCAGGCAATGGCGCTTGCCGACCAGCTTCATGTCACCGAAGTCGATGCCGTCATCGAGGGCGACACAATTTTTCCCGCTATCGATTCGCAAGACTGGGAGAGGGCTACTCTGTCCGATCCCGTTCGGGGTGAAAACGACAGTCATTCCGTGCGCTTCGCCCTCTGGCGTCGCCGCGCAGCATAA
- the hflK gene encoding FtsH protease activity modulator HflK, with translation MPWSNQNGGGGGPWGGGGGGNNQGPWGKGPQPPRGGGNPPDLEELIRRGQDKLRQALPGGGGGSGSGKLIALLVVLGLVGLWLMQSVYTVQQDERGVELRFGVPKDEISQPGLHMVFWPFETVELTSIVEREMSTGGSSRTGSSDGLMLSGDQNIVDVEFKVLYGVSDPKAFLFNVARPEDTLRQVAESAMREVVGRRPAQDIFRDNREAIAVEVQTIMQNVMDSFPAGIAINQVSIEDAAPPREVADAFDEVQRAEQDEDRFVEEGNQYANQKLGQARGQAAQKREEASAYKDRVVNEASGEAGRFLSVYEEYAKAPEVTRSRLYLETLEKVLGGSDKVIIGQDGSGSGVVPYLPLPEIKKNAGGTN, from the coding sequence ATGCCCTGGAGTAATCAAAATGGAGGAGGCGGCGGTCCATGGGGCGGCGGCGGTGGCGGCAATAATCAGGGTCCCTGGGGCAAGGGTCCGCAACCGCCACGCGGCGGCGGCAACCCGCCCGATCTTGAGGAATTGATCCGGCGCGGCCAGGACAAGCTGCGTCAGGCTTTGCCCGGCGGCGGTGGCGGCTCGGGTAGCGGCAAGCTGATCGCTTTGCTCGTGGTTCTCGGTCTGGTCGGCCTTTGGTTGATGCAGTCGGTCTACACCGTCCAGCAGGATGAACGTGGCGTCGAACTGCGCTTTGGCGTGCCCAAGGACGAAATCTCGCAGCCAGGTCTGCACATGGTGTTCTGGCCGTTTGAGACGGTGGAACTGACCAGTATCGTCGAACGCGAAATGAGCACCGGTGGCAGTTCGCGTACCGGTTCCAGCGACGGCCTGATGCTGTCGGGTGACCAGAACATTGTCGATGTCGAGTTCAAGGTGCTTTACGGGGTCTCCGATCCGAAGGCGTTCCTGTTCAACGTCGCCCGTCCGGAAGACACATTGCGTCAGGTAGCTGAAAGCGCCATGCGTGAGGTGGTTGGCCGCAGGCCGGCACAGGACATTTTCCGTGATAATCGTGAAGCCATTGCGGTTGAGGTTCAGACCATCATGCAAAACGTGATGGACAGTTTCCCCGCAGGCATCGCCATCAACCAGGTCTCGATCGAAGACGCGGCGCCGCCGCGCGAGGTTGCTGATGCCTTTGACGAGGTGCAGCGTGCCGAGCAGGATGAAGACCGGTTCGTCGAGGAAGGCAATCAGTACGCCAACCAAAAGCTTGGTCAGGCGCGCGGTCAGGCCGCTCAGAAGCGCGAAGAAGCGTCGGCTTACAAGGACCGTGTCGTCAATGAGGCGTCCGGTGAAGCCGGTCGTTTCCTCTCGGTCTATGAAGAATACGCCAAGGCGCCTGAAGTGACCCGTTCGCGGCTCTATCTCGAGACCCTGGAAAAGGTCCTCGGCGGATCCGACAAGGTGATCATCGGCCAGGATGGTAGCGGTTCTGGCGTGGTGCCTTATCTGCCCCTGCCTGAAATCAAGAAAAATGCCGGAGGCACCAACTAA
- the hflC gene encoding protease modulator HflC → MGNRLPLILGLLAVVAFIVWSSIFVVNERQQAIVTRFGEIQDVKTEPGLYFKLPFGFVDADTVQYIEDRALRFDLENMRVQVSGGKFYEVDAFVLYKITNARLFRQTVSGDLASAESRLRTRLNSALRTVYGLRGFEAALSEERTSMMREVRDQLRPEAEALGLRIDDVRIRRTDLTQEVSQQTFERMKAERLAEAELIRARGNEAAQRIRAIADRQVVEIVSEATRDSEIIRGEGDGERNRIFAEAFQRDPEFFEFYRSMNAYAEALSDSGTTMVLSPTSEFFRYFGSAKGANAPAAAAPANAAPAAPAN, encoded by the coding sequence ATGGGCAATCGTCTTCCCCTTATTCTCGGCCTTCTGGCCGTCGTCGCCTTCATCGTCTGGTCGTCGATTTTCGTGGTCAACGAACGCCAGCAGGCAATCGTCACGCGCTTTGGTGAGATCCAGGACGTCAAGACCGAGCCGGGGCTGTATTTCAAGCTGCCCTTCGGCTTTGTCGATGCTGATACCGTGCAGTATATCGAGGATCGTGCGTTGCGCTTCGATCTCGAAAATATGCGTGTCCAGGTTTCGGGCGGCAAGTTCTACGAAGTCGATGCGTTCGTGCTCTACAAGATCACCAATGCGCGGCTGTTCCGCCAGACCGTTTCCGGCGATCTGGCTTCGGCCGAATCCCGGTTGCGTACCCGCCTGAACTCGGCCCTGCGTACCGTTTACGGTCTGCGCGGCTTCGAGGCGGCATTGTCGGAAGAACGCACTTCAATGATGCGTGAAGTCCGCGATCAGCTTCGTCCAGAAGCCGAAGCGCTGGGTTTGCGGATCGACGATGTTCGCATCCGCCGCACCGACCTGACCCAGGAAGTCTCGCAGCAGACTTTCGAACGGATGAAGGCCGAGCGTCTTGCTGAAGCCGAATTGATCCGCGCACGTGGTAACGAGGCGGCGCAGCGTATTCGCGCCATCGCCGACCGCCAGGTCGTCGAGATCGTCTCCGAGGCCACCCGTGATTCGGAAATCATCCGAGGTGAGGGTGATGGCGAACGTAACCGCATCTTCGCCGAAGCGTTCCAGCGCGATCCGGAATTCTTCGAGTTTTACCGCTCGATGAATGCCTATGCTGAAGCGCTGTCGGATTCCGGCACCACCATGGTGTTGTCGCCGACGTCGGAGTTCTTCCGCTACTTCGGCAGTGCCAAGGGTGCAAATGCACCTGCGGCTGCTGCTCCGGCAAATGCGGCTCCGGCCGCGCCGGCCAACTGA
- a CDS encoding DUF2065 domain-containing protein → MSTFFLAVGLVLVVEGLAYALAPSFIRRMAEELPKLGDEHLRTFGVVALAIGVGLVYLARHL, encoded by the coding sequence GTGAGCACGTTCTTTCTGGCAGTTGGACTGGTACTTGTCGTGGAGGGGCTGGCCTATGCGCTGGCCCCTTCGTTCATCCGGCGCATGGCCGAGGAACTGCCCAAGCTCGGCGACGAGCATTTGCGAACTTTCGGCGTCGTGGCGTTGGCGATCGGCGTCGGCCTGGTTTATCTGGCCCGGCATTTGTGA
- a CDS encoding DegQ family serine endoprotease, whose product MRNFRFRPVGMAFAAAMMMASPATAPASAETQQGPASVADLAEGLLDAVVNISTSQSVGGGSVAPPRMQAPDGSPFQDFFDEFFKDRDGDGQRNRKVSSLGSGFVIDAKNGVIVTNNHVIDGADDIEVIFADGSKLKAELVGADPKTDLAVLKVTPVKPLTEVPFGDSDDMRIGDWVMAIGNPFGLGGTVTVGIISARGRDINSGPYDNFIQTDAAINRGNSGGPLFNMNGEVIGINTAIISPSGGSIGIGFAVPTELAVNVINQLKEFGETRRGWLGVRIQPVTDEIAESLGMDKAMGALVAGIIRGGPVDDGSIEPGDVITRFDGKDVDTMRDLPRVVAESPVGKAVDVTVIRKGEEQTVKVTLGRLEDSDQLASAEDPDKTGSEPAPTQKDVMVLGMSLAELTTDNRRDFGIADEVEGVLISEVDPDSAAADKRIDAGDVIVEIAQEEVATPADVEKRIAALKQDGRRNALLMLSGKTGELRFVTVRMD is encoded by the coding sequence ATGAGGAATTTCCGCTTCCGTCCTGTTGGAATGGCATTTGCCGCGGCCATGATGATGGCGTCCCCGGCAACTGCACCGGCCAGCGCGGAAACCCAGCAGGGTCCGGCCTCGGTGGCCGATCTAGCCGAAGGCCTGCTCGACGCGGTGGTCAATATCTCGACTTCGCAAAGCGTTGGCGGCGGCAGCGTCGCGCCGCCGCGCATGCAGGCCCCGGACGGCTCGCCGTTCCAGGATTTTTTTGACGAGTTCTTCAAGGATCGCGATGGCGATGGCCAACGCAATCGCAAGGTCTCGTCGCTCGGTTCGGGCTTTGTCATCGACGCCAAGAACGGTGTGATCGTCACCAACAATCATGTGATTGACGGCGCTGACGATATCGAGGTGATTTTTGCCGATGGCTCCAAGCTCAAGGCCGAGCTGGTCGGCGCTGATCCGAAGACCGATCTTGCCGTGCTAAAGGTCACACCCGTCAAGCCGCTGACCGAAGTGCCGTTTGGCGATTCCGACGACATGCGCATCGGCGACTGGGTGATGGCGATCGGCAACCCGTTCGGCCTTGGCGGAACGGTGACGGTCGGCATCATTTCTGCGCGCGGACGGGATATCAATTCCGGCCCCTATGATAATTTCATCCAGACCGACGCCGCCATCAACCGCGGCAATTCCGGCGGGCCGCTGTTCAACATGAACGGCGAGGTCATCGGCATCAACACGGCAATCATCTCGCCGTCAGGCGGCTCCATCGGCATAGGCTTTGCGGTGCCGACCGAACTCGCCGTCAATGTCATCAACCAGCTCAAGGAATTCGGCGAAACCAGGCGCGGTTGGCTCGGCGTGCGGATTCAGCCGGTTACCGATGAAATTGCCGAAAGCCTCGGCATGGACAAGGCTATGGGCGCGCTGGTGGCCGGCATTATTCGCGGTGGACCGGTCGATGACGGCTCGATCGAGCCCGGCGACGTGATTACCCGGTTTGATGGCAAGGATGTCGACACCATGCGCGACCTGCCGCGCGTTGTCGCCGAAAGCCCGGTCGGCAAGGCCGTCGATGTCACCGTTATCCGCAAGGGCGAGGAACAGACGGTCAAGGTGACGCTTGGCCGGCTTGAGGACAGCGATCAACTTGCCAGCGCCGAGGATCCGGACAAGACCGGCTCAGAGCCCGCGCCAACGCAGAAAGACGTGATGGTGCTGGGCATGTCGCTGGCTGAGCTGACCACTGACAATCGCCGCGATTTTGGCATTGCCGACGAAGTCGAGGGTGTGCTGATTTCCGAAGTGGATCCGGATTCCGCTGCCGCCGACAAGCGCATCGATGCAGGTGACGTCATTGTCGAGATCGCCCAGGAGGAGGTGGCGACGCCAGCCGATGTCGAAAAACGTATCGCCGCCCTGAAGCAGGACGGACGCCGCAACGCGCTTCTGATGCTGTCGGGCAAGACCGGTGAATTGCGTTTCGTCACCGTGCGCATGGACTGA
- a CDS encoding GNAT family N-acetyltransferase, with the protein MKIGRTILTERQRIRGWEDTDTDRAFFHRVNSDDAIQRYFPWRWSRAEADENFDQMQARTAENGFGWAVAEDLETGVPIGFVGLGQMRHTQVTGPGVEIGWRYVPEAWGKGLATEAARALLVHGFEDLGLERIVAYAVASNRPSLAVMARIGMRERPDLSFDHPMVPDDMPHLKRHAFWEKFSPVARG; encoded by the coding sequence GTGAAAATCGGCCGGACAATTCTGACCGAGCGGCAACGCATCCGGGGCTGGGAAGACACCGACACCGATCGTGCATTCTTCCATCGGGTCAACAGCGACGACGCGATACAGCGCTACTTCCCGTGGCGCTGGAGCCGCGCCGAAGCGGACGAGAATTTCGATCAGATGCAGGCCCGTACGGCTGAAAACGGATTTGGCTGGGCAGTCGCTGAAGATCTGGAAACCGGCGTACCGATCGGCTTTGTCGGGCTGGGCCAGATGCGCCATACGCAAGTTACCGGACCGGGCGTCGAAATCGGCTGGCGCTACGTCCCCGAAGCCTGGGGCAAGGGCCTGGCCACAGAGGCCGCACGGGCGCTGCTGGTCCACGGATTCGAGGATCTCGGGCTGGAACGTATCGTCGCCTATGCGGTGGCCAGCAACCGACCCTCGCTTGCGGTGATGGCGCGGATCGGCATGCGCGAACGGCCGGATCTGAGTTTCGATCACCCGATGGTTCCCGACGATATGCCACATCTCAAGCGCCATGCCTTCTGGGAGAAATTCTCACCCGTCGCACGCGGCTGA
- the serB gene encoding phosphoserine phosphatase SerB: MALVATLIANPSNPVLSAAMGEAACHAVDGAGLYWLADGVACDIALKDGADPAAALSSLRTVIGDLPVDSAVQEAETRRKKILIADMDSTMIGQECIDELAAEVGLKEKVAGITARAMNGEIAFEPALRERVALLAGLPVSVIEQVIASRITLTSGGTALVATMRARGGYCALVSGGFTAFTAVVAGKIGFDENRANILEEADGKLSGTVREPILGKQAKVDALEEIAARLGLDPSDAIAVGDGANDLGMLDRAGTGVALHAKPSVAAQAGIRIDHGDLTALLYLQGYRLTDFVPA; this comes from the coding sequence ATGGCCCTCGTTGCCACGCTTATCGCTAATCCGTCAAATCCGGTCCTGTCGGCCGCCATGGGCGAAGCCGCCTGCCACGCGGTGGATGGCGCGGGGCTCTACTGGCTTGCCGATGGCGTGGCCTGCGACATCGCGCTGAAAGATGGTGCCGATCCGGCCGCCGCACTTTCCAGTCTACGCACAGTGATCGGCGACCTGCCGGTCGACTCGGCGGTGCAGGAAGCCGAGACGCGGCGCAAGAAGATCCTGATCGCCGATATGGATTCGACCATGATCGGACAGGAATGCATCGATGAACTGGCCGCCGAAGTCGGGCTCAAGGAAAAGGTCGCGGGCATCACGGCGCGGGCAATGAATGGTGAAATCGCCTTCGAACCGGCGCTCCGCGAGCGCGTGGCGCTGCTGGCCGGTCTGCCGGTCAGCGTCATCGAGCAGGTGATTGCAAGCCGCATCACGCTGACCTCAGGCGGAACGGCACTGGTTGCCACCATGCGCGCCCGTGGCGGCTATTGCGCGCTGGTTTCGGGCGGGTTTACCGCTTTCACAGCGGTGGTCGCCGGCAAGATCGGGTTTGACGAGAACCGCGCCAACATCCTTGAAGAAGCGGATGGCAAGCTCAGCGGCACCGTGCGCGAACCAATTCTCGGCAAGCAGGCCAAGGTGGATGCGCTTGAGGAGATCGCCGCACGCCTGGGGCTTGATCCGTCCGATGCCATTGCGGTGGGCGACGGCGCCAATGATCTGGGCATGCTCGACCGGGCCGGGACCGGCGTGGCGCTGCACGCCAAGCCTTCCGTTGCCGCACAGGCCGGAATTCGCATCGATCATGGTGACCTGACCGCGCTGCTCTATCTGCAGGGCTACCGGCTGACCGATTTTGTGCCGGCGTGA